The Xylanibacillus composti genome has a segment encoding these proteins:
- a CDS encoding glycoside hydrolase domain-containing protein, with the protein MRDRGELWAAVAALACVALVLALFMNVHTEGESEPATALPEPIEGPDTSDADRNPDESEGPSPSYYWGIDTASVMDESFYACVQENFGEPVYAGRYLETKQGVSYGLTPEEVAFLHNQGIRIIPIYNHFTDATTYDAGVTEAREAISYAEQIGVKEGTYIFADIEPNYPVDQHFLQGWSETIAASAYRPGIYGVFVEASDSEVLASYMSFSEAYPELAEQTAVWTSDVSVGITTKAEAPAFEPEARNMLEVSIWQYGIDAEACNIDTNLMKAEMMDYLW; encoded by the coding sequence ATGAGAGACCGAGGTGAGCTTTGGGCAGCGGTTGCCGCCCTTGCATGTGTAGCTCTTGTGTTGGCTTTGTTCATGAATGTGCATACAGAAGGGGAGAGCGAGCCTGCGACTGCTTTGCCCGAACCGATTGAAGGTCCTGACACAAGCGATGCCGATCGCAATCCTGATGAATCGGAAGGACCAAGTCCTTCTTACTATTGGGGGATCGATACAGCCAGCGTCATGGATGAGTCTTTCTATGCCTGTGTGCAGGAGAACTTCGGAGAACCCGTATACGCAGGCCGGTACTTGGAGACGAAGCAGGGCGTTTCCTACGGGCTGACGCCTGAGGAAGTTGCGTTCCTGCATAACCAGGGCATCCGCATCATTCCGATCTATAACCATTTCACGGATGCAACCACATATGATGCCGGCGTGACGGAGGCTCGCGAGGCGATTTCGTATGCAGAACAAATCGGGGTGAAGGAAGGAACGTACATCTTTGCGGATATTGAGCCGAATTATCCCGTGGATCAGCATTTTTTGCAGGGGTGGTCAGAGACGATTGCCGCTTCGGCCTACCGCCCCGGCATTTATGGTGTGTTCGTAGAGGCTAGCGACAGCGAGGTTCTGGCTTCGTATATGTCCTTTTCTGAAGCGTATCCCGAGTTGGCCGAGCAGACGGCTGTGTGGACCAGTGATGTGAGTGTAGGGATCACGACGAAGGCGGAAGCGCCAGCGTTCGAACCGGAGGCGCGCAACATGCTGGAGGTCTCCATTTGGCAGTACGGCATTGACGCGGAAGCCTGCAATATCGACACAAACTTGATGAAGGCCGAAATGATGGATTACTTGTGGTAA
- a CDS encoding TrkH family potassium uptake protein has translation MRNWLKALSHKITPTQFIVCSYATVIAMTTLLLVMPISVKPGAELSWIDALFTAVSGVSVTGLTAVNTAETFSVFGTFVLMISFQFGGIGIMALGTFLWLVLGRNISLSYRRLIMIDQNRHNLSGLVQLIRLLLFMALGIELAGALIFGVYFRVQGFHDTWTESFYYGLFHAVSSYTNAGFDIYGNSLASFANDYFVQFITMLLLFLGAIGFPVLIEFREFLMTRNRRFRFSLFTKVTTSMFVIMIVAGALSIFILEHDMYFADKSWHEKLFFSLFNSITTRSGGLSTMDVSEFYEPTQFILSILMFIGASPSSVGGGIRTTTFAIILLTLYTYAKGRSEVRVFRKSVKDEDVRKSFVVFTTGAILVVAGIVTLDWVEQQKFSLFSVIFEVSSAFGTSGLSMGITGDLSTVGKVIIMALMFVGRIGILSLLFLFRTGNRKEHYHYPKEDIIIG, from the coding sequence ATGCGCAATTGGTTAAAAGCACTCTCTCATAAAATTACGCCTACGCAGTTTATCGTTTGCAGCTATGCGACCGTAATTGCGATGACAACACTGCTTCTGGTTATGCCGATCAGCGTGAAGCCAGGCGCGGAGCTTTCATGGATTGATGCATTGTTTACAGCTGTCAGCGGGGTTAGCGTAACGGGCTTGACGGCAGTGAACACGGCAGAGACATTCAGCGTATTCGGGACGTTCGTGCTCATGATCAGCTTCCAGTTCGGGGGCATCGGCATCATGGCGCTTGGCACATTCCTGTGGCTTGTACTGGGTCGCAATATCAGCCTCTCTTACCGCAGGCTCATCATGATAGACCAAAACCGCCACAATTTGTCGGGCCTTGTGCAGCTTATTCGGCTGCTGCTATTTATGGCGCTCGGCATTGAGCTGGCCGGCGCGCTTATATTCGGCGTATATTTCCGTGTGCAAGGGTTCCATGATACCTGGACGGAGTCGTTCTATTACGGCCTCTTCCATGCAGTTTCCTCGTATACGAATGCGGGGTTCGACATCTACGGCAATTCACTGGCTTCGTTCGCCAATGATTATTTCGTCCAGTTTATTACGATGCTGCTGCTGTTTCTCGGGGCGATTGGCTTTCCGGTGCTGATTGAATTCCGCGAGTTTCTCATGACTCGGAATCGCCGCTTCCGCTTCTCTCTATTCACGAAGGTAACGACGAGCATGTTCGTGATTATGATCGTTGCGGGCGCCCTCAGCATCTTTATTCTGGAGCATGATATGTATTTCGCAGACAAGAGCTGGCATGAGAAGCTGTTCTTCTCGCTCTTCAATTCGATCACGACGCGAAGCGGCGGCTTGTCGACGATGGACGTTAGCGAATTCTATGAACCGACACAGTTTATCCTGTCGATCCTGATGTTTATTGGCGCAAGCCCATCGAGTGTCGGCGGCGGCATCCGCACGACGACGTTTGCGATTATATTGCTGACACTGTATACCTACGCCAAGGGAAGAAGCGAGGTCCGTGTGTTCCGCAAGTCAGTCAAGGACGAAGACGTTCGGAAGAGCTTCGTTGTCTTTACAACAGGCGCGATCTTGGTTGTAGCCGGCATCGTAACCTTAGACTGGGTGGAACAGCAAAAATTTTCATTGTTCTCGGTTATTTTTGAAGTGAGCTCTGCTTTTGGCACGTCCGGATTGTCCATGGGGATCACGGGAGATCTGTCGACGGTGGGGAAAGTGATCATTATGGCGCTGATGTTCGTGGGTAGGATTGGCATTCTCTCTCTCTTGTTCCTGTTCCGAACAGGCAACCGCAAGGAACATTACCATTATCCGAAAGAAGATATTATCATCGGCTAA
- a CDS encoding PadR family transcriptional regulator, which yields MKYPLLGFLSLQPMTGYELKKMVSISTGQFYSASYGSIYPTLRKLEQEGAVTSNEGKEGNRVKIVYAITAKGEQELDAWLEQSGEEEFVLRYEYMTKLFFSGRRAPANIMRMIQTHVGELEAEKQKLVELRDALDDSCTDAYQRYPCEFGIALFDFLQEWNSRLMQHIERNDGN from the coding sequence TTGAAATACCCCCTATTAGGCTTCTTGTCTCTGCAGCCGATGACAGGCTATGAGTTGAAGAAGATGGTTTCGATCAGTACGGGACAGTTTTATAGCGCCAGTTACGGCAGCATATATCCGACCTTGCGGAAGCTGGAACAGGAAGGCGCGGTTACTTCGAACGAGGGCAAGGAAGGAAACCGCGTCAAAATTGTTTATGCCATTACGGCGAAGGGAGAGCAAGAACTGGATGCCTGGTTGGAGCAGTCGGGGGAAGAGGAGTTTGTCCTGCGTTACGAGTATATGACAAAGCTGTTCTTCTCAGGGAGGAGAGCGCCGGCAAATATTATGCGCATGATCCAGACCCATGTGGGCGAGTTGGAGGCAGAGAAGCAGAAACTCGTCGAGCTGAGGGATGCCCTGGATGACTCCTGTACAGATGCGTATCAGCGCTATCCTTGCGAATTCGGCATCGCGCTGTTTGATTTTCTCCAGGAGTGGAACAGCAGGCTGATGCAGCATATAGAAAGGAATGATGGGAATTGA
- a CDS encoding NAD-dependent epimerase/dehydratase family protein: MHVVFGTGALGLAVMRSLIRKGKPVRMINRRSAVQLPERVELLQGNAEEEAFCIEACRGAEVVYNCTGLPYSQWAVQLPRIMQGIIAGAAAAGAKLIYGDNLYAYGPHAGGRYHEELPIKPVGTKTKVRAKMAEELLQAHRDGVVRAAIGRGSDFYGPGVTLSLLGERVFQAALQGKPAEIIGSIDLPHTHIYIDDFASGLVVLGEEEKALGQIWHIPSADTVTTRELLEMIYEQAGHKPRYRIANGKLLHVMGWFVPAMREFREIMYMLNEPFQADCSKFAAAFPVRTTPHRIAIQQTLAWIRSRS, from the coding sequence ATGCATGTTGTTTTTGGCACGGGTGCGCTTGGCCTAGCGGTTATGCGCTCGCTCATTCGGAAAGGGAAACCAGTCAGGATGATCAATCGGCGCTCTGCTGTGCAGCTGCCGGAAAGGGTAGAGCTGCTGCAGGGGAATGCCGAGGAGGAAGCCTTTTGCATAGAAGCCTGTCGAGGTGCGGAGGTTGTCTACAATTGCACCGGACTGCCGTATTCACAATGGGCCGTGCAGCTTCCCCGCATCATGCAAGGGATCATTGCCGGGGCGGCAGCAGCCGGCGCCAAGCTGATCTACGGGGATAATCTGTATGCGTACGGTCCTCATGCTGGCGGGAGATACCATGAAGAGCTGCCGATAAAGCCTGTTGGAACGAAAACGAAGGTTCGGGCGAAGATGGCGGAAGAGCTGTTGCAGGCGCACCGAGACGGCGTCGTCCGTGCAGCGATTGGTCGGGGATCAGATTTTTATGGTCCCGGAGTGACTCTCTCCTTGCTGGGCGAGAGGGTATTCCAGGCAGCGCTGCAGGGGAAGCCAGCCGAGATTATTGGAAGTATTGATTTGCCGCACACGCATATTTATATTGATGATTTTGCTTCCGGGCTTGTTGTGCTTGGCGAGGAGGAGAAGGCGCTCGGTCAGATATGGCATATTCCTTCCGCTGATACGGTTACGACCAGAGAACTGCTGGAAATGATATACGAACAAGCCGGACATAAGCCCCGGTACCGAATAGCCAACGGCAAGCTGCTTCATGTGATGGGCTGGTTCGTTCCGGCCATGCGCGAATTCAGAGAAATCATGTATATGCTGAACGAACCGTTTCAGGCAGACTGCAGCAAGTTTGCCGCGGCTTTTCCTGTCCGAACCACCCCCCACCGCATCGCCATTCAACAAACCTTGGCATGGATCAGATCCCGTTCTTGA
- a CDS encoding glycerophosphodiester phosphodiesterase yields MHVTDLIESFGHEVFSVHPHYRMIDRADIAAIRQHGQLVFVWTVNLQQEINHMLNLGVSGVITDYTARMRELLAARA; encoded by the coding sequence ATGCATGTTACTGACCTGATCGAAAGCTTCGGGCATGAGGTGTTTTCCGTGCATCCGCATTACCGGATGATTGACCGCGCGGATATCGCTGCCATCCGCCAGCACGGCCAACTTGTGTTCGTATGGACCGTGAATCTGCAGCAGGAGATTAACCACATGCTCAATCTCGGCGTATCCGGCGTCATCACGGACTACACCGCACGCATGCGCGAGCTGCTGGCTGCCCGCGCCTAA
- a CDS encoding glycerophosphodiester phosphodiesterase has translation MKKWHRVPTFIIVVVLIGIVVLAGLAETTGQAYAKGDVVVVAHRGASGLAPENTIAAFDLALELRADYLELDVQMSRDGHLVVIHDPSVNRTTNGRGLVRDKLLHELQQLDAGGRFSKEYTGERIPLLEEVLERYWGRIGLLIELKEPSLYPGMVEKTLDMVGRLERSDESAKSDEMYAEQVIIQSFDRDAIRSIREQMPDMATAVLIRSERKRMLAEDWEALAAYADYVNPHQSLVTARFVENAHAYNLKVIPWTVRKPSEARRLIHAGVDGLITDYP, from the coding sequence ATGAAAAAATGGCATAGAGTCCCAACATTTATAATAGTCGTTGTATTGATCGGGATAGTAGTGCTTGCAGGATTGGCCGAAACAACGGGTCAAGCTTATGCTAAGGGAGACGTAGTGGTGGTTGCGCATCGGGGCGCTTCCGGACTGGCGCCGGAAAATACGATTGCCGCTTTCGATCTTGCACTGGAGCTTAGAGCCGATTATTTGGAACTGGATGTGCAAATGAGCCGCGACGGTCATTTGGTCGTCATTCATGATCCAAGTGTGAACCGTACGACCAATGGCCGAGGGCTTGTGCGGGACAAATTGCTGCATGAGCTCCAGCAGCTGGATGCAGGAGGCCGCTTTAGCAAGGAATATACCGGGGAGAGAATTCCGCTCCTGGAGGAAGTGCTCGAGCGCTATTGGGGAAGAATCGGCCTGCTGATTGAATTGAAAGAACCGAGTCTGTATCCCGGGATGGTGGAGAAAACGCTTGACATGGTGGGGCGGCTCGAAAGATCGGACGAGTCGGCAAAATCAGACGAGATGTATGCGGAGCAAGTGATTATCCAATCCTTTGATCGTGATGCGATCCGCTCGATTCGCGAGCAGATGCCCGATATGGCAACGGCTGTGCTGATCCGCTCCGAACGCAAGCGCATGCTGGCGGAGGACTGGGAAGCCCTTGCCGCATACGCAGATTATGTGAATCCGCATCAATCCTTGGTGACTGCGAGGTTTGTCGAGAACGCGCATGCCTACAACTTGAAGGTGATTCCTTGGACCGTGCGCAAGCCAAGCGAGGCCAGGAGATTGATCCATGCAGGGGTTGACGGCTTGATAACGGATTACCCTTAG
- a CDS encoding chromate transporter translates to MIIWQIFLSFCTATLLGYGGGPSSIPLYQDQVVNKHGWMTSEEFGQALAFGNALPGPIATKLAAYIGFKVGGWLGAAAALTAVVLPTALLMVALAGVMVKLSNNPIIRGMIRGVQPVIFVMLAMLAYDFAKYAFKASEGPIVFLPFFIAGAFFILVHYLQLNAVWGIIGSMALGAMFMRGG, encoded by the coding sequence ATGATAATATGGCAAATATTCCTTTCTTTTTGTACAGCAACGCTGCTCGGATACGGCGGAGGTCCTTCCAGCATCCCGCTGTATCAGGATCAGGTTGTAAACAAGCATGGCTGGATGACCTCCGAGGAATTCGGTCAGGCGCTGGCGTTCGGCAATGCGCTGCCGGGGCCAATCGCGACCAAGCTGGCTGCATATATTGGCTTTAAGGTTGGCGGGTGGCTCGGCGCTGCGGCAGCACTCACCGCTGTCGTCTTGCCGACAGCGCTGCTCATGGTAGCGCTGGCCGGAGTAATGGTGAAGCTGAGCAACAATCCTATCATCAGGGGCATGATTCGCGGCGTACAGCCGGTTATATTCGTTATGCTTGCGATGCTGGCCTATGATTTTGCCAAATATGCGTTCAAAGCCTCTGAAGGGCCGATCGTATTTTTGCCGTTTTTTATAGCGGGCGCTTTTTTCATCCTCGTTCATTATTTGCAACTCAATGCGGTTTGGGGAATCATCGGATCAATGGCATTGGGGGCAATGTTTATGCGCGGCGGCTGA
- a CDS encoding helix-turn-helix domain-containing protein: protein MNFGKSLAELRKKHKYTQKEVSEHLGISRAAWSHYENNRRFPDYMTLRSIADFFKVKIDELVSSGEGGDH, encoded by the coding sequence ATGAATTTCGGCAAAAGCTTGGCTGAGCTTCGCAAAAAACACAAGTATACGCAAAAGGAAGTTTCCGAGCATCTCGGTATTTCCCGCGCCGCCTGGTCGCATTACGAAAACAACAGGCGCTTCCCCGATTACATGACCTTGCGAAGCATCGCCGACTTTTTCAAGGTGAAGATTGATGAATTAGTAAGTTCAGGCGAGGGAGGCGACCACTAA
- a CDS encoding GntR family transcriptional regulator, producing MLGNQHTFRNNSISAQVYTMLKKEILEGNLQPGERLIVLEIAGRFQISQAPVREALERLKQEGLIVGQPNKGSVVSNITSKEIRDIFVLREIIEGFAVRESMPHLDEDDFRYLENLLDEMDEAAKQDDMLKILERDMEFHGFFYKRCNNHAILELWNHMRSKVMRFMAISNRYYSTKKLAAYHRPLIEVLKSGDAAEAERQFIDHMKSYKVIHLD from the coding sequence ATGCTTGGCAACCAACATACGTTCCGAAACAATTCCATCAGTGCGCAAGTGTACACCATGCTAAAGAAAGAAATCCTCGAGGGAAATTTGCAGCCTGGCGAGCGATTAATTGTTTTGGAAATTGCAGGACGTTTTCAAATCAGCCAAGCGCCCGTTCGGGAAGCACTGGAACGGCTTAAGCAGGAAGGCTTAATTGTCGGCCAGCCGAACAAAGGCTCCGTGGTATCGAATATTACTTCCAAAGAGATCAGGGACATTTTTGTACTGCGTGAAATTATAGAGGGCTTTGCGGTCAGGGAATCTATGCCGCATCTTGACGAAGATGACTTTCGCTATCTGGAAAATTTGCTGGATGAGATGGACGAGGCGGCAAAGCAGGATGACATGCTGAAAATTTTGGAGCGCGACATGGAGTTTCACGGTTTTTTCTACAAGCGCTGCAACAACCATGCCATTCTGGAGCTGTGGAATCACATGCGTTCCAAGGTTATGCGCTTCATGGCGATTTCGAACCGTTACTATTCCACCAAGAAGCTGGCAGCATACCACAGACCGCTGATTGAAGTATTGAAGTCTGGGGATGCGGCTGAAGCGGAGAGACAATTTATCGATCATATGAAGTCATACAAAGTGATTCATCTGGACTAA
- a CDS encoding helix-turn-helix domain-containing protein — translation MQMQAEKLLLQDECILNWMRDRVLIDLVSDRLSKSEDLKEKLSLFNLNPFYTFPAIALLEPSASNKEDSEKRRISEKIREDLQQQLKDSSVVFTDEEGRTGILFSWASKGVIDRIQRMLNARFPFPVNIGVGKPCSQLSDVHQSYKQAVQALQNKFYKGAGQVIHFSELGKTRPLQDYPVSREKDLYERMKSADSDVEIECAVNDFYHCILQNGPIDVKDIYELTIRLLVGMEKRALEDAEKANASLHYEIMSIVKMETLQEIKRYVIEYLKELKDVISQNEKESHRSIIKKTLYFMEMECQNATLGSVAQKVYMTPTYLSLLFKMNTGKTFIEQLTDIRIDKAKDMLKNSYLKNYEVAERVGYQDSRYFSQLFKKKVGVSPSEYRASVGK, via the coding sequence ATGCAGATGCAAGCTGAGAAGCTATTGTTACAAGACGAATGTATACTGAATTGGATGAGAGACCGTGTGCTGATTGATCTGGTTTCTGACAGGCTGAGCAAGAGCGAGGACTTGAAGGAGAAGCTGTCTCTGTTTAATCTGAATCCTTTCTACACCTTTCCGGCCATTGCCTTGTTGGAGCCATCGGCCTCCAATAAGGAGGATTCCGAGAAGCGCAGAATCTCGGAGAAGATTCGCGAGGATTTGCAGCAGCAGCTGAAGGACAGCAGTGTTGTTTTTACGGATGAAGAAGGACGTACAGGCATCTTGTTCTCTTGGGCGTCCAAGGGCGTGATTGATCGAATTCAACGGATGCTGAATGCTCGATTTCCGTTCCCCGTCAATATTGGGGTCGGCAAGCCGTGCAGCCAGCTGTCGGATGTTCACCAGTCTTACAAGCAGGCCGTTCAAGCGCTGCAGAATAAATTTTATAAAGGCGCGGGCCAGGTTATTCACTTCAGTGAGCTGGGCAAGACGAGGCCGCTCCAGGATTACCCGGTATCCAGAGAGAAGGACTTGTACGAGCGCATGAAGTCAGCGGACAGCGACGTGGAAATTGAATGCGCTGTAAATGATTTTTACCATTGCATCTTGCAGAATGGCCCAATTGATGTGAAGGACATTTACGAATTAACGATTCGGCTTTTGGTCGGCATGGAAAAAAGAGCGCTGGAAGATGCGGAAAAAGCGAATGCAAGCCTCCATTATGAAATTATGTCTATTGTAAAGATGGAAACTTTGCAGGAGATTAAACGGTATGTAATCGAATACCTAAAGGAGCTAAAAGACGTGATTTCGCAAAATGAAAAAGAGAGCCATCGCAGTATTATTAAAAAGACCCTTTATTTCATGGAGATGGAATGCCAGAATGCGACGCTGGGCAGCGTCGCGCAGAAAGTGTACATGACGCCGACGTACTTAAGCCTGCTCTTCAAGATGAACACCGGCAAAACCTTCATCGAGCAGCTGACCGATATCCGGATTGACAAGGCCAAGGATATGCTGAAAAATTCCTATTTGAAAAACTACGAGGTTGCAGAGCGGGTAGGGTACCAAGATTCCCGGTACTTCAGCCAGCTGTTCAAGAAAAAGGTCGGAGTTTCCCCAAGCGAATACCGCGCTTCTGTGGGAAAATAA
- a CDS encoding thioesterase II family protein yields MEMNHARTPWLLASPQESDQIRLFCLPYAGGGASVFRGWERAFPAHAGIYPIQLPGRENRISEQPLCDMRVMSEAISEAIYPYLQCPFLLFGHSLGARIAFEVARNLRRTRGIQPCRLIVAGSRAPHIPEPRPLHQLPEEEFINELRRFSGTPEAILQSKELLQFFLPILRADFQLDETYVYVDDAPLDCPISVFGGTDDTEASREELDAWAAYTTGECSVEMIKGDHFFLKTQRDELLRSISQIMDQLLNIS; encoded by the coding sequence ATGGAAATGAACCATGCCCGAACGCCTTGGCTGCTCGCTAGTCCGCAAGAATCAGACCAAATTCGCCTCTTCTGTCTCCCTTATGCAGGCGGAGGCGCCTCAGTATTCCGGGGATGGGAGCGTGCGTTTCCCGCTCATGCGGGTATATATCCGATTCAGCTTCCAGGAAGGGAAAACCGGATATCGGAGCAGCCCCTATGTGATATGCGGGTGATGTCAGAGGCAATTTCCGAAGCCATCTATCCCTATTTGCAGTGTCCGTTCCTCTTGTTTGGGCACAGCTTGGGAGCGCGAATTGCTTTCGAGGTTGCGCGAAATCTTCGCAGAACACGGGGGATTCAGCCTTGCCGGCTAATCGTTGCGGGAAGCCGCGCTCCGCACATCCCGGAGCCCCGCCCTCTTCATCAGCTGCCCGAAGAGGAATTCATCAATGAACTGCGCCGCTTTTCGGGCACGCCCGAGGCCATTTTGCAAAGCAAAGAACTCTTGCAGTTCTTTCTGCCGATACTGCGCGCGGACTTTCAACTCGACGAAACTTATGTCTATGTCGATGATGCGCCGCTGGATTGTCCGATCTCGGTATTTGGCGGAACAGACGATACCGAGGCGAGCCGTGAGGAGTTGGACGCGTGGGCGGCTTATACGACCGGTGAATGTTCCGTGGAGATGATTAAGGGCGACCATTTCTTTCTGAAGACGCAGAGAGATGAGTTGTTGCGATCCATTTCTCAAATCATGGATCAACTGCTGAACATTTCATGA
- a CDS encoding helix-turn-helix transcriptional regulator, whose product MKDIIAEVFVPCLVDNGFYLDDENESLGREGISYTLASDKGRGYFWAYSHQNLFSVYVQDFVLYEDLFLAYKQPAYISINYYDSVSGEELEPSKRLACHCIKGHIGQKNVYRAVYHKNVPIRSTGIVIIPEYFEDYLTSNYPGDYRDLRSAFSRMDGEEDFPELVFLLRQIRNYRGTGLSAKLFYEGKVKEALSLIVEKSSLVSQPPFTKSLSSQDLDGLTAVTAYIDEQFASDLHLEQLARIACMGTTKLKYTFKQAYHCTITEYIQHRRMSHAEHLLANSDLYVNQIAQIVGYKNTGRFCGLFRKNTGMTPNEYRKHTHTKRTE is encoded by the coding sequence ATGAAAGATATTATCGCGGAAGTGTTCGTCCCTTGTTTGGTAGACAACGGGTTTTATCTGGATGACGAGAACGAGTCATTGGGCCGTGAAGGCATCAGCTATACGCTTGCATCCGATAAAGGCAGAGGGTACTTCTGGGCTTATTCCCATCAAAATTTGTTTTCCGTTTATGTACAGGATTTCGTCTTGTATGAGGACTTGTTCTTGGCATACAAGCAGCCCGCATATATCAGCATCAACTATTATGATTCCGTTTCCGGAGAAGAACTGGAACCGAGCAAACGCCTTGCGTGCCATTGCATCAAAGGACATATAGGACAGAAGAACGTGTATCGAGCCGTCTATCACAAGAACGTGCCCATTCGTTCAACAGGGATCGTGATCATACCGGAATACTTTGAAGATTACTTAACTAGCAACTACCCTGGGGATTACCGGGATCTTAGGTCTGCTTTTAGTCGTATGGACGGTGAGGAAGATTTTCCTGAATTGGTTTTTTTGCTGAGGCAAATCCGGAATTACCGGGGAACGGGCTTGTCCGCAAAGCTGTTTTATGAGGGGAAAGTAAAGGAAGCTTTATCGCTCATCGTCGAGAAAAGCTCGCTTGTCAGTCAGCCCCCTTTCACGAAGAGCCTATCCAGCCAAGACTTGGACGGATTGACGGCCGTTACCGCTTACATCGATGAACAGTTTGCCTCCGATTTGCACCTGGAGCAGCTTGCCCGCATTGCCTGTATGGGAACAACCAAGCTCAAGTACACCTTCAAACAAGCCTACCATTGCACCATCACCGAGTATATCCAGCATAGGAGGATGAGCCACGCGGAGCATCTCCTCGCCAACTCGGACTTGTACGTCAATCAAATCGCCCAAATTGTCGGCTACAAAAATACCGGCCGCTTCTGCGGGCTGTTTCGAAAAAATACCGGCATGACGCCTAATGAGTATCGAAAACATACACATACGAAACGAACGGAATGA
- a CDS encoding MptD family putative ECF transporter S component, which yields MQAQAQSQVHKQNTTVHNRWRMRDFITLAIFNVVMMIILTVGGMFAHPIAYLVGAGVVALFNGPIYMVMANKIGKRGVLFFSSLLVGLYFMAFGFVYFLITLALIGILCELVMWGSDTYKNPVRNAIGYGLFYVGYSLCGVVPIVFFKEQYVAILEQSYSPDKLGTLLYYYGTPGMVLTMCAISFAGGLAGCYIGNTLLKKHVAKARLV from the coding sequence ATGCAAGCACAAGCACAATCGCAAGTTCACAAGCAGAATACGACCGTGCACAACCGTTGGAGGATGAGGGATTTCATTACGCTCGCGATATTCAATGTCGTGATGATGATCATTCTTACGGTCGGCGGCATGTTTGCCCATCCCATCGCTTATCTGGTTGGCGCAGGGGTTGTGGCGTTGTTCAATGGCCCGATCTACATGGTGATGGCCAATAAAATCGGCAAACGGGGCGTATTGTTCTTCAGCTCTCTGCTCGTGGGGTTGTATTTCATGGCGTTCGGCTTCGTATACTTCCTGATCACATTGGCTCTCATTGGCATTTTGTGCGAGCTGGTTATGTGGGGAAGCGATACATACAAGAATCCGGTCCGCAACGCCATCGGCTATGGGTTGTTTTACGTGGGTTACAGTCTGTGCGGCGTTGTGCCCATTGTTTTCTTCAAGGAACAATATGTAGCGATCCTTGAGCAAAGCTATTCCCCAGATAAGCTCGGCACCCTGTTGTATTATTACGGCACGCCAGGCATGGTGCTGACCATGTGCGCCATTTCATTCGCGGGCGGCTTGGCCGGTTGCTATATCGGGAATACATTGCTGAAAAAACATGTGGCGAAGGCTAGGTTGGTGTAA
- a CDS encoding energy-coupling factor transporter transmembrane component T family protein, with protein sequence MKLDPRTQLALLVFASVFVMFAREVWQLHVLVAISALYLLGHSLLRQTVYFVLAYIAFMAVLSVIPDYSAAFGIIVYTLARMTPVAMIGAALTRSSPSRIMCALERAAIPKPMLVMICILFRFFPVLAAEIKAIRDGIRARGIFPHWYSLLRQPAFVYECYFVPLIVRCLKLSSELASSAELRGIECGSGRTSIHPVGLKARDGLTACIYVLMGISVYWEGGPWGT encoded by the coding sequence ATGAAGCTCGATCCCAGAACGCAACTTGCCCTGTTGGTTTTTGCGAGCGTCTTTGTGATGTTTGCGAGAGAGGTTTGGCAACTGCATGTGCTGGTCGCTATAAGCGCCTTGTATTTGCTCGGCCATTCCTTGCTCAGGCAGACAGTATATTTTGTCCTAGCCTATATCGCGTTTATGGCCGTTTTGTCCGTTATCCCCGATTATTCAGCGGCATTCGGCATCATCGTCTATACGTTAGCGAGAATGACGCCGGTCGCGATGATCGGGGCGGCGCTCACACGCTCGTCACCGAGCCGCATTATGTGTGCATTGGAAAGGGCGGCCATTCCGAAGCCGATGCTGGTCATGATTTGCATTTTGTTTCGCTTTTTCCCTGTGTTGGCGGCGGAAATCAAAGCCATTCGCGACGGTATACGGGCGAGGGGGATTTTCCCCCATTGGTACAGCCTGTTGCGGCAGCCTGCCTTTGTCTATGAATGCTACTTCGTGCCGCTGATCGTCCGGTGTCTGAAGCTGTCATCAGAGCTTGCTTCGTCCGCCGAGCTGCGGGGAATCGAGTGCGGCTCCGGCAGAACCTCCATCCATCCGGTCGGGTTGAAGGCGAGAGACGGACTAACAGCCTGCATCTATGTCCTGATGGGGATTTCTGTCTATTGGGAGGGAGGTCCTTGGGGCACATGA